One Dioscorea cayenensis subsp. rotundata cultivar TDr96_F1 chromosome 15, TDr96_F1_v2_PseudoChromosome.rev07_lg8_w22 25.fasta, whole genome shotgun sequence genomic region harbors:
- the LOC120276660 gene encoding tyrosine decarboxylase 1-like: MGSLQADLLEANQTCHPKPLDPEEFRRQGHLVIDFLADYYHNVDKYPVRSQVEPGYLSKLIPDTAPNNPEPIETILQDVQNDIVPGITHWMSPNYYAYFPSSGSTAGFLGEMLSTGFNIVGFNWMSSPAATELETIVMDWLGKMIDLPPSFLYSGGGGGVLQGTTCEAILCTLTAARDKILNEIGRDQITRLVVYGSDQTHCALRKAAQIVGIQPRNFRAIETYQSNAFGLSPASFREALVADIAAGLVPLYLCATIGTTSSTAVDPIAGLCDVAKDFGVWVHVDAAYAGGACVCPEFRHFIDGVEKANSFSFNAHKWFFNNLDCCCLWVREPAALVNALSTNPEYLKNKATESKQVIDYKDWQIALSRRFRAMKLWLVLRSYGVASLRNFIRSHVKMAKLFEDMVQTDKRFEIFLARTFAMVCFRLLLPTSKSKGKEPERVVAIENELNQKLLEAVNSSGKIYMTHAIVGGVYIIRFAIGASLTEEKHVKFAWKVVQDHAEALLATLD; this comes from the coding sequence ATGGGCAGTCTTCAAGCTGACCTTCTCGAGGCCAACCAAACCTGCCACCCAAAACCTCTTGACCCTGAAGAATTTCGCCGACAGGGCCATTTGGTTATCGACTTCTTGGCCGACTACTACCACAATGTTGACAAATATCCCGTTCGTAGCCAGGTTGAACCTGGTTATCTCTCCAAGCTCATCCCTGACACCGCACCCAACAACCCAGAACCCATTGAAACCATACTGCAAGACGTTCAGAATGACATTGTGCCCGGGATCACCCACTGGATGAGCCCCAACTACTACGCCTACTTCCCGTCCAGTGGCAGCACTGCCGGGTTTCTCGGCGAGATGCTTAGCACTGGCTTCAATATTGTGGGTTTCAACTGGATGTCATCCCCGGCCGCTACTGAGCTCGAGACCATCGTCATGGACTGGCTCGGCAAAATGATCGACCTACCTCCGTCCTTCCTTTACTCTGGCGGCGGTGGTGGTGTGCTCCAAGGTACCACCTGCGAAGCCATTCTCTGCACTCTTACAGCGGCGCGTGACAAGATCTTGAATGAGATTGGCCGAGATCAAATCACTCGTTTGGTTGTCTACGGCTCCGATCAAACTCACTGCGCGTTACGTAAGGCCGCGCAGATCGTCGGCATCCAACCACGAAACTTCCGAGCTATCGAAACTTATCAGTCAAACGCGTTCGGGCTTTCACCAGCGTCATTCCGTGAAGCACTCGTTGCTGACATCGCCGCCGGGCTGGTCCCGCTCTACCTCTGCGCGACGATCGGGACGACCTCGTCCACCGCCGTCGATCCAATCGCTGGCCTCTGCGACGTCGCGAAAGATTTCGGAGTTTGGGTCCATGTCGACGCCGCATACGCTGGAGGCGCATGCGTGTGCCCGGAGTTTCGCCATTTCATTGATGGAGTGGAGAAAGCCAACTCCTTCAGCTTCAATGCTCACAAATGGTTCTTCAATAACTTGGACTGTTGTTGTCTATGGGTTAGAGAACCTGCAGCTCTAGTGAACGCACTGTCAACAAACCCGGAGTATTTGAAAAACAAGGCCACTGAATCTAAGCAAGTGATTGACTACAAAGACTGGCAGATTGCACTCAGCCGAAGGTTCCGTGCAATGAAGCTGTGGCTGGTGTTGCGTAGTTATGGAGTTGCCAGCCTGAGGAATTTCATTAGGAGCCATGTGAAGATGGCAAAGCTGTTTGAAGACATGGTGCAGACGGACAAGAGGTTTGAGATTTTCTTGGCGAGGACCTTTGCTATGGTTTGCTTCCGGCTTCTCTTGCCGACGTCAAAATCAAAAGGTAAAGAGCCAGAGAGGGTGGTGGCGATTGAGAACGAGCTCAACCAGAAACTCCTTGAGGCGGTGAACTCATCTGGAAAAATATACATGACTCATGCTATAGTTGGAGGAGTATATATCATAAGATTTGCCATTGGAGCTTCTTTGACAGAGGAGAAGCATGTGAAATTCGCATGGAAGGTGGTTCAAGACCATGCTGAAGCGTTACTTGCAACCTTGGATTGA